One part of the Georgfuchsia toluolica genome encodes these proteins:
- a CDS encoding major capsid protein: MEQIEMRAYFEKQGKKLGLTGAALLAFVNQCLAAVPAEVTTAMGDMKTDGIAVATAFLVATIAIIAFKFMKKGT, translated from the coding sequence ATGGAGCAAATTGAAATGCGTGCATATTTTGAAAAGCAAGGAAAGAAACTCGGTCTGACTGGTGCTGCTCTGCTGGCGTTTGTCAATCAATGTCTCGCTGCGGTTCCGGCTGAAGTCACTACGGCCATGGGCGACATGAAAACTGACGGCATTGCTGTTGCTACCGCCTTTTTGGTGGCAACGATTGCCATCATTGCCTTCAAGTTCATGAAGAAGGGCACCTAA